The DNA region AGTAACTTCGTTATAAATGCATCTTCTGTAATGGGATTATTTCAAAAGCAACATGTTATACCAGAAATAGATGCATATAGATACTCAAAGATATTTTCTGAAACAGCTAAAGTAGATGAGCGTGTAAAATATTCATACGAAGCTACAGTAACTACAATATTAAGTGAATTGAAAAATCAACTTGCATCAATACAAGATTTATCTGGAGATATACCTCTTATTATTAGTATGTCTAGCATAATTGCAAGCATATTAGAACAATCATCTCAACTTGATGATATTGAATTTGGCGATGGAGATATAAAAAGAATTGTAAAGTCTATAGACAATGTACCTATAATAAAAGTTCCATCAAAAAGAATGAAAACAGAATACGTATTTAGAGATGGTAAAACATCTGGACAAACAGAGGGTGGGTTTACTGAAGGAGCAAAGGCTTTAGATATAAACTGGTTAATAACTCCAGCATCTGCTCCAATTGCAGTATCTAAGACTGATAAGCCAAGAATATTTACTCCAGATCAAAACCAAACAGCAGATGCTTATCAAATAGACTATAGAAAATATCACGATTTGTGGATATTGGATGAATATTTAAAACTTTGTAGAGCATCTGTGAGACAAGCTAAAGCTGCACAAGAATAAGGAGTTGTTTTAAATGTTTGCATTGATAAAAAATAACATAATTAAAGTTGTTGAAGATGAAAATTCGAGAGATAAATTGATTTCAAAAGGATTTAAAATATATTCAGAAGAAGTGACTAAAGAGAATATTGAGAAAAAAGAAGAAAAAGTTAAATCAACCTCTAATGATTTATTTAATCTATCTAAACCAGAGCTTATGGAAATTGCTAAAGGCAAGAATATAAAGGGATATTCAACTAAAACTAAAGAGGAATTAATTCAACTACTAGATGAGTACAATGCTTGATAATGTTAAATTAGTTTTAGGAATAGAAAATGATAGATATGACAAATTAATAATCCTTTATATAAATAAAATAAGTGAGATGGTTTTAGAATATTGTTCTAGGCAGGAACTAAGTATAGCACTAGAAGGGTTTGTAGAAGAAAAAGTAATATCAATATTATCTTCAAGATTTGAAGAACTTAAGAAAAATAGTGGACTTGATAATCTAGAAAAAAGCTTAAAAGCTATAACTAGAGGTGACACTAAGATAGAATATAATGCTTTAACATTACAAACTGCTGAAAATAGCATCAGTTCATCATCTTTTTTAACTGATACTGATAAAAAATTTCTAAGCCCATTTTGTATTGTTAGTATGTACTAAGGGGTGATTAAATGACTGAAGCAGATATATTAGAAATGACATACCTTGATAAAATGACTATAATTAGAAAATTAAAAGGCTGGAATGAAGAAACATGTTCTAATGATTTTAGTAATGTTGTTATAGCTGAAAATATCCCATGTGCAATTTCTAGAAAAGAAGAAGCCATTGTAAATGGTGATATTGGATCTATAGTTGTAAATAGAAAGTTATTTTGTAGACCAGAAGTAGATATAAAAATAGGTGATACTATAAATACAACCTATAATCATGGAGAA from Clostridioides difficile ATCC 9689 = DSM 1296 includes:
- a CDS encoding Rho termination factor N-terminal domain-containing protein; protein product: MFALIKNNIIKVVEDENSRDKLISKGFKIYSEEVTKENIEKKEEKVKSTSNDLFNLSKPELMEIAKGKNIKGYSTKTKEELIQLLDEYNA
- a CDS encoding phage head-tail connector protein, which encodes MLDNVKLVLGIENDRYDKLIILYINKISEMVLEYCSRQELSIALEGFVEEKVISILSSRFEELKKNSGLDNLEKSLKAITRGDTKIEYNALTLQTAENSISSSSFLTDTDKKFLSPFCIVSMY